From Geotalea uraniireducens Rf4:
GAGTTTCCCCTCTCGGTGCAGGCAGCTGAAAAGGCTGTACATTTGGCCGCTGCCCTTGGTCTTTCAATCAAGAGAGGCAAGTTTCTTACTGTTTCCACCTGTAGCGGGACAACTGGCCGGGGCGACGAACTTTACCGGCGATTCGGCGGAATCTGCGAGAACATGGAAGGTGCGGCGGCGGCCCAGATTGCCCTCCGATATGGGGTGGATTGCCTGGAAATCCGCGGGATCAGCAATATGGTGGAAGACCGGGATCTCTCCCGCTGGGATATTCCACGCGCAGTCGAGGCCGCGCAGAGGTTTCTCCTTAAATATATTGAAGAATTGTAAGGGCTGGCCTCGGTCCCGCCCTGTAGTTGAGGAATGCTGACATGCAATCATTGACCCTTGGTTATTCTCCCTGCCCCAACGACACTTTCATTTTTCATGCCCTGACCCATGGACGGGTCGCCTGCGAAGGCCATGTCTTCAATGAACTGCTGGAGGACGTCGAAACCCTGAACCATCTGGTGCTTGAAAAGGCGCTGGACATCAGCAAGATATCCTACCATCTTCTCGGCTTCATCCGTGATGATTATTGTTTGCTCCGCTCCGGCGGAGCCCTCGGCCGTGGTTGCGGACCACTGGTCGTTTCCGGAAAGCTCGGGCATATGTCGCAGCTTAAGGGAAAGCGGATCGCCGTGCCGGGCCGTTATACCACGGCAGCCCTGCTGTTGCGCCTTTTCGATCCGTCCCTGGATAATATCGTCCATATGCCGTTTCACGAAATAATGGCAGCTGTTGCTGACGGTTCGGTGGATGCCGGGGTAATCATCCACGAATCGCGCTTTACCTATGCCGGCTTCGGCCTGGTTAAACTTCTCGACCTGGGGGACTGGTGGGAGCGCGAGACCGGCCACCCGATCCCTCTGGGTGGGATTGTGGCAAAGCGTTCCCTGGGAAACCAGACCCTGGCCGCCATCGAGCGTGCCTTGCGTTCCAGCGTCGATTACGCTTTTGCCCATCCCGACGAGTCGAACGGCTATATCCGGGCACATTCTCAGGAGATGAGCGATGAGGTATGTTCCGCCCACATAAAACTCTACGTAAATGATTTCTCCCTTGATCTTGGCGTTGCCGGAGAGGCCGCTGTTAACGCGCTTCTGACCCGTGCCGAAGAAACTTCCCTTATTCCGCGATCGTCTTGTAGTCTTTTCCTTCCATGACCGCTGCGCTCTGTTAAATTACTTTACTTCGTTCGTGAATGCCGTATGCGTACCGACTAACATTTGGTACAGGAAGGGACTTCATGTTATTCCTACTGCGATGTGAGGAGGCTCAAGAATTAACTTACTCCAGCCGATAAGATTACAAGCCGGCCTTCTGCATAGCTGTTACGCAGCTTGTAAGCGCACGTGAGCATGGGCCGGTTTCTATGCGTTCTGTCGATGTTTTTTAAGTCAGGAAAATCATTATGGTCGATTTAAAGAAAAAAAGGTTTCCTCGTCCTCATTGGGAATATTACGCGTTGCTCGCAGCTTTTATCTGGACGCTGTCGCTGGCTGCGTCATTTGCCTGGAACGTGCATCAGGGGAAACGGGGGACGTTGGAAGCTGCACAGGTACAGGCGCGGAGCCTTTTCAGGAAAGACGTCATGTACCGACGCTGGAATGCCGGACATGGCGGGGTGTACGTGCCTGTAACACCTGAAGTTCAGCCGAATCCTTATTTGTCGGGCGTCCCTGACCGGGAGATAAGAACGCCGTCAGGCAGGTTGTTGACTCTGATCAATCCGGCCTATATGACGCGCCAGGTTCATGCGTTGGAGAGAGGCGGCTATGGCATCCGTTCTCACATTACGAGTCTTACCCCCATTCGTCCTCAGAATGCCCCGGATTCGTGGGAGATATCCGCGCTCAAGGCATTCAGTCATGGAAGTAAAGAGGTCAGTTCCGTTGAACAGCTTGACGGAAAACCACATCTTCGCTTCATGCAGCCGTTGATCGCAGAGGAACCATGTCTGAAGTGCCATGCAAAACAAGGCTATCGTGACGGAGACGTCTATGGTGGTATCAGCGTCTCAATTTCCCTTGAGCCTTTCCTCGCCATTGAGAGAGACCATTTGTTGCCGCTTGTGGTGGGCCACGTTTTTGTGTATCTGTTCGGAATAGCCGGTCTCGGTATCGGCGTCGTCAGGATCAGAAGAAGCGAAAATGAGCGCATCCGGGTTGAAGATGCGCTCAGACGCGCACTTGAGCTGTCAGGTATCGTCCTTGATGCCACCCATGATGCCATTTGTATTATAAATGCAGCCGATTTCAAAATCGTCGGCGCCAATCATGTTTTCCTCAAAGAGGTTGGCATGAACGAAGAAGACGTATTGGGAAAAACCTGTCATGGGGCAACACATAACAGCTGTGAGCCGTGCGCGCCCCCCGACCACACCTGCCCGCTTCAGGCTACCATAAGTACTGGAACCGGTTCTGTTGCTGAACATGTTCATTACAGCAAACAGGGTGAAAAACTTTATGTGGAAGTGTCCACTTATCCGATCTTCGATGAGCTGGGTAAAATCAATCGGGTCTTGCATGTGGCGCGAGACATTTCCGAACGCAAAAGGGCCGAGGAGTCATTGCGGGAGTCGGAGAACCGCTACCGCGCCATTTTTGAAAATACGGGCGCGGCGACGATTATCGTCGATGAAGATGCAACCATATTCATGGCGAACAAGGAATTTGAGCAGCTGAGCGGTTACTTTAAGGAAGAGGTGGATGGCGTTAAATGCTGGACGGATTTTGTCTGTCGCGATGACCTGGACAAAATGCTCGAGTACCATCGTCTGCGACGGCTGGACCCGGACGCTGCACCGAGAAACTATGAGTTCCGCTTTCTTGCTGCAGGAAACATTGTAAAGGACGTTTCAGCAAACTGGACGATGATTCCGGGGACGAACAAGAGCGTTGGCTCGTTCTTGGATATCACGGGGCACAAGCGCATTGAGAAGGCTTTGCGGGAGAGCGAAGCAAGTCTTGCCATGGCGCAGAAAATCGCTCATCTAGGGAGCTGGGAATGGGATGTGGAGGCGGATGCCTTTAAATGGTCGGACGAGATGTATCGCATCTGCGGCATGGACCCCAGGGTGTTCACGGTAACGTATGAGGCTTTTCTGGATATGGTTCATCCGCTGGACAAAGAGGCTGTCAACCGGGCCGTGAACGAGGCCCTTTATGCACAGAAGGCGTATCGCATTGATTATCGCATCGTGCTGCCGGATGGGAGCGTGCGGATGGTGGACGGTCAGGGAGAAGTAACCTTTGATGAGGCCGGTAAGCCGATTCGCATGGTCGGGACTACCCAGGATGTCACCTGGCGCAAAGAGGCTGAAGAGGCGCTGAGGAAATCCGAGGAAAAATTTTCAAAGGCTTTTCATGCAAGTCCCGACTGGATCGTGATAACCAATGCGGCGGATGGGAAATACATCGAGGTAAACGAGGCATTCCTGGAAATAACCGGCTATGGCCGGGATGAGGTCATCGGTCACACCTCAATTGAAATGGGTATCTGGTTTGACCCTCGAGACCGCATTCTGATGCTTAAGCTCCTTAACGAGCATGGTCTGGTTCGCAACCTGGAGGTATCGTTTTGCATAAAGTCCGGTGAGCTTCGTACCATGCTCTGGTCGGCCGATGTCATAGAGTATAACAATACCGCCTGTTTGATTGCCATAGCCCGTGACGTGACCGAGCAACGGCATCTGGAGAAGGAGCTGTTGAAGAGCCAGGCGCAGTTGTACATGAAGCACGAAGAATTGAAGAACCTCTTCAACCAGATGGAAACCATAAGAAGAGAGTGGGAGCAGACGCTGGACTGCATTGCCGACATGTTTATCCTTACCGACCACGAAGGGCGGATCAAGCGGTTCAACCGCGCCGTGGAGGATTTTACCGGCAAGACGCACCGGGATATCGTCGGCAGGGAGTGGGGCGCGTTTCTGGCGGAGCATGGCTTGCAAGCCAATGCCGACAAGCCCGGTGTCGAGATATACAACGGGTCGGCGGATAAGTGGCTGGTGTTTAATTTATATCCGTATGCCGATCCCTTCGGAACGGGCAATACGGGGGTTGTCATAACTATCCATGACGCGAGCGCAACCAGGATGGCTGCGAAGGCCATGGGGGACGCCCGGGGCGATGCCGAGGGAAATCCGTCGGCCGTTTAGTTTCCATCAGGAAATCCCGGATAAGATACTATTTATTCACCGACATCTCCGCTGATGAATTGGCTTCACTGCTTGCGGAGTGCGAAAGGGAGTACAGATGATCGTTGGATGACAGGCGACAGCCCTTATTGCATTATAGACCGTTAAGGCAGGTGGCTGTTTTGTGGCTTGTATAAAATGTAGTAATATCAGTGTGTTACGTTGTTTTGCGCGTCTTTTTGCTTGACTTCGCCAAATCGATCATGCTATAAGAGCCCCTCGCCCAACAAAGGAGGTGCGCATGGCATCACTCGAGCGGAGTGGCAATTTGGCGCTGATAAGTGCTATTTGTCTGATGCTCCTTCCGATCCACCCACTTCCCCTGCAGGCTGAAGAAACTCGATCGGAAACCAACAAGGAAGAAGCAGTCGTAGCGCCTGTGAAGGCAGGAAGCCGTCAGGAGGGGATCGCATCCTACTACGCCAAAAGGTATAACGGCAGGAGAACGACCTCGGGGGTTCGTTACAATCCCGAAAAAATGACGGCGGCCCATTCCGACCTTCCCCTCGGAACAAAGGTTAAGGTGAGAAACCTTGCCAATGACAAAGAAGTAGTGGTCATCGTAAATGACCGTTGCCGCAAGAGAAAGTGGCCATTTATCGATCTTTCCCGAGCAGCGGCAAAAAAATTGGGATTCCTCGGCAAGGGGATATCCAAGGTGATGATAATCCCCCTGGACGAGGAAGCATCATAAAAAAACTATTGGGCGAACAAGAAAAGGCCGGGCATTTTGCCCGGCCTTTTTGTATTGTGATCGATTTATGTGAGTTTCGAGCTGCGTGTGCTTAAGCCAAAGTTTATTTTTTTGTTTTGGCTTTTGATTTTTTTGCTTTCGATGTTTTTCCCGCCTTGTTTTTACCACGTTTTTTCACGGCTTTCCCTTTTTTGGACTTGTGCCCTTTCTTTTTATACTTTTTGGGTTCCGGCGACAGCTCTTCCTTTATGTTGCTGAGCAGGACGGTCGTCTCTTCCAATTCGGGATCAGCTTTCTTTGCCGTTTCCAGCGCCTCTTTTGCTTCGGATATGCGGCCGCTCTTCATGTAGGCACGTCCCATGGCATTCAAGGCTTTTGCATGATCGCTCTTTAATGCTACAGATTCCTTATACTGGCTGATGGCAGCATCATAATCTTTTTTGAATTCATATATCAGCCCCAGCTTATAATGGCTGTTGGGGTCTTTAGGATTCAGTTCCACCCCTTCTTTGAGGAGGTTGATCAGTTCGTCATAGTTCTTGTTTTTTACGTAGATGGAGGTGAGTGCCGTACGGGCTTCGACATCGTCTTTTTTCATGCGGAGTATCGAGCGGTATTCCTTTTCCGCCTCTTCGTTCTGATTTTTCTTCCTGAAAAGGGCAGCCAGATCGCGGTGCGCTTCAATATTGTCGGGGTCCAGTTTTGTCGTTTCAAGGTATTCTGAAATTGCCGCCGGATAATCCTTGCTGTTAACGTAGACCTTTGCCAGTTTAAAATGGATGAGAGGGTTGTCTTTTCTCAGTTTGATCAGTTCGCGGTACTGCTCGATTGCTTGCGGAAAACTGCCGCGCAGGGTGTAGATATCTGCAAGCCGTCTTCGTGTGTCGCCGTTGTCTGCGGTATAGTTGAGGGCCTGCCGGTATTCGACAACTGCTTCATCGAGGAGCGCCTTGCGTTCGTATAGAATTCCCAGATTGTAGTGAAGGTTGCCGTTTTCCGCCTTGAGGCGGATTGCTTCACGATAGCTGGCGATTGCTTCATCATCATGGCCTGCCGCCATCTGCGCATCCCCAAGTTTTTGCAGGGCTTCAGGCCATTCAGGCTTGTCCTTCAATGCGGCCTTGTATTCAGTCGCGGCTTTTTCGTATTCCTTGTTTTTTACGAATTCATCGCCCTGACGCAGGTGGTTACTTTGAGCCACTTCTTCGGTTTTGACCGGTATACCGGCAAGAATATATTCATACTCGGAGCTTTTTTTATCACCCTTTTTGTCGTAGGCTTCCGCCAACAGGCGATGGATGTTTTTATTCCCGGGATCGATCACCTGGGCCTTTTTGAGTTCACCGATCGCCTTGTCAAACTGGTTCCTGCTGCTGAAGAGCGCCGCCAGGCCTAGTCTGGCGTTGAGATTGCCCGGCTCGATTGCCAGCACCTTGTTGTATTCCTCTTCGGCGCTGTTTATGAGTCCCATGCCGGTATATACTCCGGCAAGGTCAGCATAAAGAGATGTGTCTGCCGGCAGGGCGTTTATAGCCTCGTTGTAATGATACAAAGCCAGATTGTAGAGTTTCTTGTCACTGAATATCTTGCCGAGAGCCTTGTTATAGGCGGGAGAAGGGGTGGTTTTTATCGCTTTGGTCAGCTCGACTGCGGCATCATCCTGCAAACCCTTCTGTAAATAGATGAGGCCGAGATTGCCACTGGCCGGTCCGAAATCCGGGTCATCTTTCAAGGATTCCTGATACTCCGTGACGGCCCCGTCGAGGTTTCCATTTCGCTCCAGATCGAGCGCCTTCATAAAATGCCCCGCAGCTCCATCAGGGCAAAGCTTTATTATTCGTGATTCCGCTTCGCTCCGTGCGGCATCGACCTTGATATCAGCCAAGCTGACAGCTATCTTTTTTGCTTCGCGGCAATTGTCCTTTAAGCCGAAACCCCAATCAAACCCACAGGTGAGAAGCGGCAGAACAGCCAGCATAAGAAGGGTCGAATATTTTTTCATCAAGGTCCTCGCGTAATTCTTGATATGAATTTGCGGGGATTATACACACCAGTTACTGATAATTCAATTCCTAACAGCGAAGACGGTTGGCTGAGGGGGGTTCACAGGCCAATGCACAATTATGGCGCCGTCCTGCTTCGCGATACGGCGGATTACCTTGACTTTCACGGCAAAGATGGTTAAATCAACAAAATCACCTTTGCCGGCTACTGATGTGGTCGATAACGACACGAGTTGAGTTTTCATAGCGCAATATATTGCATATGGACGGAACTTGACCGAAGAGGGAAGTTATGGCTGTGATTCCCAGGTATCCTTTGGAATGGTTGAACTTTTTCCGGCAGCAGATGGACGAAATATTCAATTATCTTTCGACCCTCGAGGGGAGGGAGAGCTTCGGGGAGCACGAATCAGCGCCGTTGGTGGATGTTTTCGAAACAACGGATAACTATATCGTAGAAATCGAGTTGCCGGGTTTTGTCAAACAGGATCTTTCTTTGAGCATTTGCTGCAACACGCTGGTTTTGGAAGGGGTTAAGCGGGAAGAGCCCAGGGCTGCAGGAGTGAACTACATCTGCATGGAGCGCCAGTTCGGCCGCTTCTGCAGGACCGTTGAGATACCTCCTGCGGTTGACATGAACGGGGTGAAGGCCTGCTACCTGAAGGGGGTGCTTTCTGTCACCTTTCCCAAATTGCCGGACAAAAATATGTTTATCAGGGATATTCCGATTGAGTGAGGAGATTTGATATGGAAAACAAACAGGAAAATGAAGAACTGAGCATACCGGATGTCCTGCCGCTGTTACCTGTGCGGGATGTGGTCGTCTATCCCTATATGATTCTTCCCCTTTTCGTTGGCCGGGAGATATCCATCAATGCTGTAGACTATGCGTTGTCTAAAGACAGGCTTATTTTTCTTGCCACCCAAAAAGACGTGAGCGAGGAGGATCCTGCGCCGGATATGATCTACGGTGTCGGCACCGTCGCCATGATAATGCGCATGCTCAAGCTGCCTGACGGCAGGGTGAAGATACTGGTGCAGGGGTTGACGAAAGGGCGCATCACCGGATATGAGGCTGAAAAACCTTTCTACTCGGTGCGTATCGAGCGTCTTGTGGAGCCGATGGTGCCGGAGAACTCCCTTGAGACCGAAGCTTTCATACGCACAGTAAAGGAGCAACTGGCCAAGATCGTATCCCTGGGGAAAGTTGTTTCTCCCGAAGTCATGGTGATAGTGGAGAACATGCAGGAACCGGGTAGCCTTGCCGACCTCATTGCCAGCAATATCGGCCTGAAGGTGGAAGAGGCTCAGGGGCTTTTGGAGATCATCGATCCCATCGAACGGTTGAAGAGGGTGAACGAATTCCTCAACAAGGAGTTTGAACTCCTGAGCATGCAGGCACGCATCCAGTCGGCTGCCAAGGAGGAAATGGGGAAGAGTCAGCGGGAATATTATCTCCGTGAGCAGCTTCGAGCCATCCAGCAGGAACTGGGCGAAACCGACGCGCGGAGCGAAGAGATTGCCGAACTGCGCAAAGCCATAGAAAACGTCAAGATGCCTCCTAATGTGGAGAAAGAAGCACTGAAGCAGCTGGGACGTCTCGAACAGATGCACCCCGATGCTGCCGAATCGGGAATGCTGCGTACCTTTCTCGACTGGATGGTTGAACTTCCATGGAGCAAATCCACCAAGGATTCCCTTGAAATCAAAAAGGCGAAGGAGATTCTCGATGAGGATCACTATTACCTGGAGAAGATCAAGGATCGGATACTGGAGTTTCTGGCGGTGCGCAAGCTGAAGAAGAAGATGAAGGGGCCGATCCTCTGTTTTGTCGGACCTCCGGGGGTAGGCAAGACCTCGCTCGGGAAATCCATTGCCCGGGCCATGGGGCGGAAATTCGTCCGTATTTCTCTCGGGGGAGTACGTGACGAGGCAGAGATCAGGGGACACCGCAGGACTTATGTCGGAGCGATGCCGGGCCGCATAATCCAGGGGCTGAAACAGGCCGGTTCCAACAATCCGGTCTTCATGCTCGACGAGTTGGACAAGCTTGGCGCAGATTTCCGCGGTGACCCGTCTTCCGCGCTTCTGGAGGTGCTTGACCCGGAGCAGAACCATTCATTTTCCGATCATTACATCAACCTTCCCTTCAGCCTCTCCGATGTCATGTTCATTGCTACGGCCAACCAGATCGACACGGTGCCGGGCCCGCTTCGCGACCGGATGGAGGTGATCAGCCTCTCGGGTTATACGGAGGAAGAAAAGCTCCAGATAGCGAAACGCTACCTGGTGCCGCGCCAGATCAAGGAAAACGGCATAACGGAAAAGGTCATCACCTTTTCCGATGAGGCGATCAAGGGCGTTATATCCAAGTATACCCGCGAGGCGGGTCTGAGAAACCTGGAACGCGAGATCGGCAGCGTTTGCCGCAAGGTGGCGCGTAAGGTGGCCGAAGGGGAGAAGAAACAGTTCGTCATCAATGCTGCGACCGTTGCCAAATATCTCGGCCCCCCCAGGTTCCTTCGCGAAGAGGAGATGGAGTACAACGAGATCGGCGTCGTTACCGGCCTGGCCTGGACACCTGTCGGCGGAGAGGTGCTGTTTGTCGAGGCGACGATCATGAAAGGGAAAGGGGGGCTGACCCTGACCGGCCAGCTTGGCGATGTGATGAAGGAGTCCGTGCAGGCTGCTCTTTCCTACATCCGTGCTCGTGCGGCTGAACTGCAACTGCCGGAGGATTTTTACAGCACTATGGACATTCACGTCCATGTTCCGGCCGGTGCGATTCCTAAAGACGGGCCTTCAGCTGGTGTTACCATGGCGACGGCCCTGGTTTCGGCTCTCGCCAAAATTCCTGTGAAGAAGGACGTGGCCATGACAGGGGAAATTACCCTGCGTGGCAAGGTGCTCCCCATCGGCGGACTCAAGGAAAAGATCCTGGCTGCAATCAGGTTGGGGATCACGACCATAATCATACCGGAGCAGAACAGGAAGGACCTGGAAGATGTTCCCAGGCATATCCTGAAAAAGGTCAAGATAGTGTTTGCCAAGACGATCGACGATGTGCTCAAGGTTGCCCTGGAAAAATACCCGCCGCCCGCGCCCGGCACGGTTAAGAGCCTGCCGCCGAAGACCAAGTCCCATGCTGCACGGGTGCTGGTCACACCCCACAAAGGGGTCGTGGCGGGGGCAAAGGGGTGAATCTCAAGGAACTGGGCGAATTCGGCCTGATTGACAGGTTTGCTGCCGGCGTTGCGGATAAAGCATCGGTAAAAATCGGCATCGGCGACGATGCCGCTGCCTTCGAACCGGCAGAGGGGCATCTTTCCCTGGTAACCTCCGACATGCTCATTGAAGGGGTGCATTTCGACCTTGCCCTGTGCGACCCGCTTACCCTCGGGAGAAAGTCGCTGGCGGTCAATCTTTCCGACCTGGCCGCCATGGGCGCAACCCCCCGCTATTTTCTCCTCTCTCTGGCCATTCCTGCCGCGCTGACGGTGGAGTTCCTTGACGGCTTCATTGCCGGGATCATGCAGCGGGCCGAACAGTTCGGCGTTACCCTTGTGGGAGGGGACACCTGTTCTTCAAAGGGGGGGCTGGTGATTTCCGTAACAGCCATTGGTGAGCAGCTGCCTGAGCTCGTGGTGCGCCGCAGCGGGGCACGGCCCGGAGATCTGCTTTTTGTCACCGGAACCCTTGGTGATTCGGCGCTTGGACTAAAATTGCTGCGGAAGGGAGAACGGCGCGGCCTGCTGGTGGAGAGGCACCTCGATCCCGAACCGCGGGTTGCTGCCGGGATCTTGCTGGCTGAGGCCGGGGTGGCGACGGCCATGATCGATGTGAGTGACGGGCTGTTGGCCGATCTCGGCCATATTCTCAGGCTGTCCAATGTCGGTGCACGAGTGGAGTTGAAAAATGTCCCGCTCTCCCCTGGCTACACGGAAGAAATTTCAAGGTTAGCCGGTGACCCCTTTTCGTTGGCCCTTGGCGGCGGCGAGGATTACGAACTCCTCTTTACAGCGCCGCCCCTTCTCAAAGACCGTGTTATTACTCTTATGGCGGAATGCGGGGTCGCTGTCTCGCTCATTGGGGAAATTACCGCAAGCGGTCGGCTATCGGTCATCAATGTTGACGGCGAGGAATATCAGGCGGTTCAAAGAGGATACAATCATTTTGCCTGATGCATATTGATTGCCGCTATTCATCGGCAGTTATCTTTACCGCAATCTTTCTCTCCCGCGGTCCGTCAAACTCACAAAAGTAAATTGTCTGCCATGTGCCGAGCACCAGCTTTGAATTATTAATGAATATATGTCGGGACGCTCCAACGAGTGATGATTTGATGTGGGCATCCGAATTTCCCTCAGCATGGATAAAATAAGGGTCGTTCGGAACCAGCTTGTTGAGGAAGTTAACAATGTCCCGCTGTACGGCGGGGTCTGCTCCTTCGTTGACGGTTATCCCGGCAGTAGTGTGCAGTACGAACAGGTAACAGATGCCGTTGTTGACGTTTGCGCTCCTCACCATTTCCTGAACCTGATCGGTGATGTCGATGAGTTCGGATCTGGTGCGGCTTTTGATGGTAACATACTTGACCATGTTCAGTCTCCCATCCGGCAAGAAAAGGGGCGGGAAAGGGGTCAGCCTACACAATTGGCAAAAAAGTGCTTGTAAAATGTGTAGGTCTGACCCTTAGCGGTATGACCTTAGCTGCAACATCATTGACATGAAGCGGGAATTGTAAGGCCTGAATTAACCTTGAAGTTGTCAAA
This genomic window contains:
- a CDS encoding 1,4-dihydroxy-6-naphthoate synthase, translating into MQSLTLGYSPCPNDTFIFHALTHGRVACEGHVFNELLEDVETLNHLVLEKALDISKISYHLLGFIRDDYCLLRSGGALGRGCGPLVVSGKLGHMSQLKGKRIAVPGRYTTAALLLRLFDPSLDNIVHMPFHEIMAAVADGSVDAGVIIHESRFTYAGFGLVKLLDLGDWWERETGHPIPLGGIVAKRSLGNQTLAAIERALRSSVDYAFAHPDESNGYIRAHSQEMSDEVCSAHIKLYVNDFSLDLGVAGEAAVNALLTRAEETSLIPRSSCSLFLP
- a CDS encoding PAS domain S-box protein codes for the protein MVDLKKKRFPRPHWEYYALLAAFIWTLSLAASFAWNVHQGKRGTLEAAQVQARSLFRKDVMYRRWNAGHGGVYVPVTPEVQPNPYLSGVPDREIRTPSGRLLTLINPAYMTRQVHALERGGYGIRSHITSLTPIRPQNAPDSWEISALKAFSHGSKEVSSVEQLDGKPHLRFMQPLIAEEPCLKCHAKQGYRDGDVYGGISVSISLEPFLAIERDHLLPLVVGHVFVYLFGIAGLGIGVVRIRRSENERIRVEDALRRALELSGIVLDATHDAICIINAADFKIVGANHVFLKEVGMNEEDVLGKTCHGATHNSCEPCAPPDHTCPLQATISTGTGSVAEHVHYSKQGEKLYVEVSTYPIFDELGKINRVLHVARDISERKRAEESLRESENRYRAIFENTGAATIIVDEDATIFMANKEFEQLSGYFKEEVDGVKCWTDFVCRDDLDKMLEYHRLRRLDPDAAPRNYEFRFLAAGNIVKDVSANWTMIPGTNKSVGSFLDITGHKRIEKALRESEASLAMAQKIAHLGSWEWDVEADAFKWSDEMYRICGMDPRVFTVTYEAFLDMVHPLDKEAVNRAVNEALYAQKAYRIDYRIVLPDGSVRMVDGQGEVTFDEAGKPIRMVGTTQDVTWRKEAEEALRKSEEKFSKAFHASPDWIVITNAADGKYIEVNEAFLEITGYGRDEVIGHTSIEMGIWFDPRDRILMLKLLNEHGLVRNLEVSFCIKSGELRTMLWSADVIEYNNTACLIAIARDVTEQRHLEKELLKSQAQLYMKHEELKNLFNQMETIRREWEQTLDCIADMFILTDHEGRIKRFNRAVEDFTGKTHRDIVGREWGAFLAEHGLQANADKPGVEIYNGSADKWLVFNLYPYADPFGTGNTGVVITIHDASATRMAAKAMGDARGDAEGNPSAV
- a CDS encoding septal ring lytic transglycosylase RlpA family protein; protein product: MASLERSGNLALISAICLMLLPIHPLPLQAEETRSETNKEEAVVAPVKAGSRQEGIASYYAKRYNGRRTTSGVRYNPEKMTAAHSDLPLGTKVKVRNLANDKEVVVIVNDRCRKRKWPFIDLSRAAAKKLGFLGKGISKVMIIPLDEEAS
- a CDS encoding tetratricopeptide repeat protein; the protein is MKKYSTLLMLAVLPLLTCGFDWGFGLKDNCREAKKIAVSLADIKVDAARSEAESRIIKLCPDGAAGHFMKALDLERNGNLDGAVTEYQESLKDDPDFGPASGNLGLIYLQKGLQDDAAVELTKAIKTTPSPAYNKALGKIFSDKKLYNLALYHYNEAINALPADTSLYADLAGVYTGMGLINSAEEEYNKVLAIEPGNLNARLGLAALFSSRNQFDKAIGELKKAQVIDPGNKNIHRLLAEAYDKKGDKKSSEYEYILAGIPVKTEEVAQSNHLRQGDEFVKNKEYEKAATEYKAALKDKPEWPEALQKLGDAQMAAGHDDEAIASYREAIRLKAENGNLHYNLGILYERKALLDEAVVEYRQALNYTADNGDTRRRLADIYTLRGSFPQAIEQYRELIKLRKDNPLIHFKLAKVYVNSKDYPAAISEYLETTKLDPDNIEAHRDLAALFRKKNQNEEAEKEYRSILRMKKDDVEARTALTSIYVKNKNYDELINLLKEGVELNPKDPNSHYKLGLIYEFKKDYDAAISQYKESVALKSDHAKALNAMGRAYMKSGRISEAKEALETAKKADPELEETTVLLSNIKEELSPEPKKYKKKGHKSKKGKAVKKRGKNKAGKTSKAKKSKAKTKK
- a CDS encoding Hsp20/alpha crystallin family protein, with amino-acid sequence MAVIPRYPLEWLNFFRQQMDEIFNYLSTLEGRESFGEHESAPLVDVFETTDNYIVEIELPGFVKQDLSLSICCNTLVLEGVKREEPRAAGVNYICMERQFGRFCRTVEIPPAVDMNGVKACYLKGVLSVTFPKLPDKNMFIRDIPIE
- the lon gene encoding endopeptidase La; translation: MENKQENEELSIPDVLPLLPVRDVVVYPYMILPLFVGREISINAVDYALSKDRLIFLATQKDVSEEDPAPDMIYGVGTVAMIMRMLKLPDGRVKILVQGLTKGRITGYEAEKPFYSVRIERLVEPMVPENSLETEAFIRTVKEQLAKIVSLGKVVSPEVMVIVENMQEPGSLADLIASNIGLKVEEAQGLLEIIDPIERLKRVNEFLNKEFELLSMQARIQSAAKEEMGKSQREYYLREQLRAIQQELGETDARSEEIAELRKAIENVKMPPNVEKEALKQLGRLEQMHPDAAESGMLRTFLDWMVELPWSKSTKDSLEIKKAKEILDEDHYYLEKIKDRILEFLAVRKLKKKMKGPILCFVGPPGVGKTSLGKSIARAMGRKFVRISLGGVRDEAEIRGHRRTYVGAMPGRIIQGLKQAGSNNPVFMLDELDKLGADFRGDPSSALLEVLDPEQNHSFSDHYINLPFSLSDVMFIATANQIDTVPGPLRDRMEVISLSGYTEEEKLQIAKRYLVPRQIKENGITEKVITFSDEAIKGVISKYTREAGLRNLEREIGSVCRKVARKVAEGEKKQFVINAATVAKYLGPPRFLREEEMEYNEIGVVTGLAWTPVGGEVLFVEATIMKGKGGLTLTGQLGDVMKESVQAALSYIRARAAELQLPEDFYSTMDIHVHVPAGAIPKDGPSAGVTMATALVSALAKIPVKKDVAMTGEITLRGKVLPIGGLKEKILAAIRLGITTIIIPEQNRKDLEDVPRHILKKVKIVFAKTIDDVLKVALEKYPPPAPGTVKSLPPKTKSHAARVLVTPHKGVVAGAKG
- the thiL gene encoding thiamine-phosphate kinase; translation: MNLKELGEFGLIDRFAAGVADKASVKIGIGDDAAAFEPAEGHLSLVTSDMLIEGVHFDLALCDPLTLGRKSLAVNLSDLAAMGATPRYFLLSLAIPAALTVEFLDGFIAGIMQRAEQFGVTLVGGDTCSSKGGLVISVTAIGEQLPELVVRRSGARPGDLLFVTGTLGDSALGLKLLRKGERRGLLVERHLDPEPRVAAGILLAEAGVATAMIDVSDGLLADLGHILRLSNVGARVELKNVPLSPGYTEEISRLAGDPFSLALGGGEDYELLFTAPPLLKDRVITLMAECGVAVSLIGEITASGRLSVINVDGEEYQAVQRGYNHFA
- a CDS encoding secondary thiamine-phosphate synthase enzyme YjbQ; its protein translation is MVKYVTIKSRTRSELIDITDQVQEMVRSANVNNGICYLFVLHTTAGITVNEGADPAVQRDIVNFLNKLVPNDPYFIHAEGNSDAHIKSSLVGASRHIFINNSKLVLGTWQTIYFCEFDGPRERKIAVKITADE